One Poecilia reticulata strain Guanapo linkage group LG4, Guppy_female_1.0+MT, whole genome shotgun sequence genomic window carries:
- the orc1 gene encoding origin recognition complex subunit 1, whose product MKYFTRLRVKRIYEWRGAPIGFNRKLKTSEYGSLSIRVEGFPQTTVIRAGQHILIEGDDDDNPYVARVLRLFADESGAQKKAVVQWFVRVSEVPPSKLKLLGRSPHPQEVFFYEGRSCEDEVNAESVLRPVQVRHLEAAAPFPVSADGDTFYVKLSWDSRTFRPVDPSLRRALPAPDPAVMRGATATPASSRKPGAEAESLHSLTKLSASKCLSAKRRGATQRTPGIRKRLQLSSPDEPAALRDDVLQQLLEAELLAAGRSAAAASPSDPHRITHSLTPRRRTSRTPGRRDDVPLTPRSSRRRESQSEMDSPSAGDDPSSRTSSRRKEVQTGTEPVLEVLDEEEENGALRVSRRKSALKVSSRIRKQLNLLDGQLSSDEDEEEEEFVPSRKELQSSDEEEEEDEELAAKKSRRSSSSHTKQKTRTPKKTPRKAGPITPRRHRHVTPSIPNRAQPARRPGNVLEEARARLHVSAVPESLPCREQEFQDIYSFVESKVLDGTGGCMYVSGVPGTGKTATVQEVMRCLQLAAEQDEIPPFVYVQINGMKMTDPHQAYAQILQKLTGQKATADHAAALLEKRFSNPAPRKETTVLLVDELDLLWTRKQNVMYNLFDWPTRRHARLVVLAIANTMDLPERILINRVASRLGLTRMSFQPYSFKQLQQIVTSRLNKLKAFEDDALQLVSRKVAALSGDARRCLDICRRATEICERSAAGLVGMSHVMEALDEMFSSPYVAAIRSTSTQEQLFLRAVIAEFRRLGLEEATFQQVLVQHQALCRVEGLQPVGVSEGLAVCRRLGACRLLLLEPSRLGVLQRLWLNVSQDDVLFALKAD is encoded by the exons ATGAAGTATTTCACCAGGCTGAGAGTCAAACGGATCTACGAGTGGCGCGGAGCTCCAATCGGCTTcaacagaaaactcaaaacttCTGAATATGG CTCCCTCTCCATCAGGGTGGAGGGTTTCCCTCAGACCACCGTCATCCGCGCCGGGCAGCACATCCTGATTGAGGGCGATGATGACGACAACCCGTACGTCGCCAGAGTTCTGCGGCTGTTTGCAGACG AGAGCGGCGCGCAGAAGAAGGCCGTGGTCCAGTGGTTCGTCCGGGTGTCCGAAGTGCCGCCGAGCAAACTGAAGCTGCTGGGCAGAAGCCCTCACCCACAGGAAGTCTTCTTCTACGAAGGTCGCAGCTGTGAGGACGAGGTCAACGCAGAGTCCGTCCTCCGACCCGTTCAG GTGAGGCACCTGGAGGCCGCCGCTCCGTTCCCCGTCTCTGCGGACGGAGACACTTTCTACGTCAAACTGTCCTGGGATTCCAGAACCTTCCGACCCGTCGACCCGTCTCT CCGCCGCGCCCTCCCCGCCCCAGACCCCGCCGTGATGCGCGGCGCCACGGCAACGCCAGCGAGCAGCAGGAAGCCCGGCGCCGAGGCCGAGTCGCTGCACTCCCTCACCAAACTGTCGGCCTCCAAATGCCTCAGCGCCAAGCGGCGCGGCGCCACCCAGAGGACGCCCGGCATCCGCAAGAGGCTGCAGCTCAGCA GTCCGGACGAGCCGGCGGCGCTCAGAGACGacgtcctgcagcagctgctggaggcggAGCTACTGGCGGCGGGGCGGTCTGCCGCCGCGGCGTCCCCCTCCGACCCCCACCGCATCACCCACAGCCTCACCCCCCGCCGCAGGACCAGCAGGACACCCGGTCGCCGTGACGACGTCCCCCTGACGCCACGCTCCTCCCGCCGCCGGGAGTCCCAGAGCGAGATGGACAGTCCGTCGGCTGGAGACGACcccagcag cagaaccagcagcaggaggaaggagGTCCAGACTGGGACGGAAccggttctggaggttct agacgaggaggaggagaacgGCGCCCTGAGGGTCTCCAGGAGGAAGTCGGCTCTGAAGGTGTCGTCTCGGATCAGGAAGCAGCT GAACCTTCTGGACGGCCAGCTGAGCTCTGATgaagacgaggaagaggaggagtttgTTCCCTCcaggaaggagctgcagagcagcgacgaagaggaggaggaggatgaagagttGGCGGCGAAGAAGAGCcgccgctcctcttcctctcataCGAAGCAGAAAACCCGAACGCCGAAGAAGACGCCGAGGAAG gccGGTCCAATCACGCCGCGGAGGCACCGCCACGTCACGCCCAGCATCCCGAACCGGGCCCAGCCGGCCCGTCGCCCCGGCAACGTCCTGGAGGAGGCCAGAGCCAG GCTCCACGTGTCGGCCGTGCCGGAGTCGCTGCCCTGCAGGGAGCAGGAGTTCCAGGACATCTACAGCTTCGTGGAGAGCAAGGTCCTGGACGGAACCGGAGG GTGCATGTACGTGTCCGGCGTCCCTGGGACGGGGAAGACGGCCACGGTGCAGGAAGTGATGCGCTGCCTGCAGCTCGCCGCCGAGCAGGACGAGATCCCGCCGTTCGTCTACGTCCAGATCAACGGGATGAAGATGACCGACCCCCACCAGGCCTACGCCCAGATCCTGCAG AAGCTGACGGGTCAGAAAGCCACGGCTGACCACGCCGCCGCGCTGCTGGAGAAAAGGTTCAGCAATCCGGCGCCGAGGAAGGAGACGACCGTGCTGCTGGTGGACGAG CTGGACCTGCTGTGGACCAGGAAGCAGAACGTGATGTACAACCTGTTCGACTGGCCGACGCGGCGCCACGCCCGCCTGGTGGTGCTGGCCATCGCCAACACCATGGACCTGCCGGAGCGGATCCTCATCAACCGCGTGGCCAGCAGGCTG GGTCTGACCCGGATGTCCTTCCAGCCGTACTCCttcaagcagctgcagcagatcgTCACGTCTCGCCTCAACAAGCTGAAGGCCTTCGAGGACGACGCGCTGCAGCTCGTCTCCAGGAAG GTGGCGGCGCTGTCGGGCGACGCCCGCAGGTGCCTGGACATCTGCCGGCGGGCGACGGAGATCTGCGAGCGCTCGGCGGCGGGGCTGGTGGGGATGAGCCACGTGATGGAGGCGCTGGACGAGATGTTCTCCTCGCCGTACGTCGCCGCCATCAG GAGCACGTCGACGCAGGAGCAGCTGTTCCTACGAGCCGTCATCGCAGAGTTCAGGAGGCTGGGACTGGAGGAGGCCACTTTCCAACAg GTGCTGGTGCAGCACCAGGCTCTGTGTCGGGTGGAGGGCCTGCAGCCCGTCGGCGTGTCGGAGGGCCTGGCCGTGTGTCGGCGCCTGGGAGcctgcaggctgctgctgctggagcccAGCCGCCTGGGGGTCCTGCAGAGGCTCTGGCTCAACGTGAGCCAGGACGACGTGCTCTTCGCCCTGAAGGCCGActga